ACAAGATAACATCGAATTTCTGATTCAATTGAAATCTTGAGATATCCCCCAACTGCAAATCAGCGGTAGGAACTTTCCTTTTAGCTACTTTAAGCATCTCCGGTGAAAGTTCAATTCCAAAGACCTTAAAATCTCTAGAGAAGTAGCTAAGAATGCTTCCTGTGCCACA
This genomic stretch from bacterium harbors:
- a CDS encoding class I SAM-dependent methyltransferase, with translation MEQYDKFARFYDSIMGDRVKAATYLHKLIRENSIRPASLLELGCGTGSILSYFSRDFKVFGIELSPEMLKVAKRKVPTADLQLGDISRFQLNQKFDVIL